Proteins encoded in a region of the Elizabethkingia bruuniana genome:
- a CDS encoding VOC family protein: protein MSNKLTGFSRANHVGITVSNLEKSIAFYEALTGIKVSNIDEIGGERMAKTQGLEDTRIKYANLHLDNLNIDILEYVLPAPEKTSYQNNQISAMHLCFEVDDIDAAMERLKEIGIEPEGEPIVFQEEDGLKSGFGTAVAYFRDPDGTNLEIIAPQGPFKRKSN, encoded by the coding sequence ATGTCAAACAAACTAACAGGATTTTCACGCGCTAATCACGTTGGAATCACAGTAAGTAATCTGGAAAAATCTATTGCTTTTTATGAAGCATTAACAGGGATCAAAGTCTCCAATATCGATGAAATTGGAGGTGAAAGAATGGCTAAAACTCAAGGGTTGGAAGATACCCGGATTAAATATGCCAATCTGCATCTGGATAACCTGAACATTGATATTTTGGAGTATGTGTTGCCCGCTCCTGAAAAAACATCTTATCAGAACAATCAGATTAGTGCAATGCACTTATGTTTTGAAGTAGATGATATTGATGCTGCTATGGAACGTTTGAAAGAGATTGGTATAGAACCGGAAGGTGAACCTATAGTATTTCAGGAAGAAGATGGATTGAAATCCGGATTTGGTACTGCTGTAGCTTATTTTCGTGATCCGGACGGAACAAATTTAGAGATTATTGCTCCTCAGGGGCCGTTTAAACGTAAAAGTAACTAA
- a CDS encoding cyclase family protein, which produces MKKNIISKLLLSGMLVSGVSGIYAQNKTLIDPKDTSWYTSPYGKGDEIGAANLMTPELVLQSVKLVKKGKTLSLAVPVDKHLPAFRHRSFNLYNIQPGEQGGKTLGTNKFSFNDELVNAWTGVGTQLNGIGHIGIDNVYYNGNKATDFVTVEGVRKLGVEKVPPMVTRALVLDMTAYYGKEIVPGGTEFTVADIQNVLKKEGLSLRKGDVVLFNTGWLELIGKDNNQFLETEPGIGMEAAQWLADQGIIAFGGDTWASEVYPNPKSKEEFPINQFMLAKRGIYNLELIDTRPLVKERVWEFLFVLGQPLYVGSTQVNVNPVAIY; this is translated from the coding sequence ATGAAAAAAAATATAATTAGCAAATTATTGCTATCCGGAATGCTTGTATCAGGAGTTTCCGGTATATATGCTCAGAACAAAACATTAATAGATCCTAAAGATACCAGTTGGTATACTTCGCCTTATGGAAAAGGAGATGAAATAGGAGCCGCTAATCTGATGACGCCAGAATTGGTTTTACAATCAGTAAAGCTGGTGAAGAAAGGTAAAACACTTTCTTTAGCAGTTCCGGTTGACAAACATTTACCAGCTTTCCGCCACCGTAGTTTTAATCTTTATAATATTCAGCCCGGAGAGCAGGGAGGGAAGACATTGGGTACAAATAAGTTTAGCTTTAATGATGAACTTGTAAATGCCTGGACTGGTGTTGGGACACAGCTAAATGGTATTGGCCATATTGGTATTGATAACGTCTATTACAACGGAAACAAAGCGACAGACTTTGTAACCGTAGAAGGTGTTAGAAAATTGGGTGTAGAAAAAGTTCCACCAATGGTTACCCGTGCTTTAGTACTGGACATGACGGCATATTATGGAAAAGAAATTGTTCCGGGTGGGACTGAATTTACGGTAGCTGATATTCAGAATGTTCTTAAAAAAGAAGGATTAAGCCTTAGAAAAGGAGATGTTGTGTTATTTAACACCGGATGGTTGGAGCTGATCGGAAAAGATAACAATCAATTTCTGGAAACAGAACCCGGGATAGGAATGGAGGCTGCACAATGGCTGGCTGACCAAGGAATTATTGCCTTTGGAGGTGATACATGGGCATCCGAAGTTTATCCAAATCCCAAGAGTAAAGAAGAGTTTCCTATTAACCAGTTTATGCTGGCTAAAAGAGGAATTTATAATCTTGAACTAATAGATACAAGACCTTTGGTTAAGGAAAGAGTATGGGAATTTTTGTTTGTATTAGGACAACCTTTATATGTGGGGTCTACCCAGGTAAATGTTAATCCGGTTGCTATTTACTAA
- a CDS encoding aldo/keto reductase: MEYRKLGNTDLELSAITYGAFAIGGNMWGGNEKKDSIASVRASIDNGVTTLDTAPFYGFGLSEEMIGEAIKGYDRSKIQLLTKFGLVWDGSNQGKGEFFFDAEEAGKTIPVYKYASKASVIKEVEDSLKRLQTDYIDLLQIHWPDATTPISETMEALEILLQQGKIRAAGVSNYSVEQVAEARKSLNIASNQIGYSMLNRGVENDLVPYTLENDLGIIVYSPMERGLLTGKYFKDGKLKDNDHRNGYFQQFDLEKVKTFLETITPIAEDKNATLSQLVLRWTSLQPAITVVLAGARNAEQAAANAKAMDINLTAEELAFINTELSKI, translated from the coding sequence ATGGAATACAGAAAATTAGGAAATACAGATTTAGAATTATCAGCAATTACTTATGGAGCATTCGCTATTGGTGGTAACATGTGGGGAGGTAACGAAAAAAAAGACTCAATAGCATCTGTAAGAGCATCAATTGACAATGGTGTAACAACTTTAGATACAGCTCCTTTTTATGGTTTTGGACTTAGTGAAGAAATGATAGGTGAAGCTATTAAAGGTTATGACAGAAGCAAAATTCAGTTATTGACTAAATTCGGATTGGTATGGGATGGCAGCAATCAGGGAAAAGGAGAGTTCTTCTTCGATGCTGAAGAAGCGGGAAAAACAATTCCTGTATACAAATATGCTTCTAAAGCTAGTGTAATTAAAGAAGTAGAGGATAGTTTAAAGCGCCTGCAGACCGATTATATCGATTTGTTACAGATTCACTGGCCAGATGCTACAACTCCGATCTCAGAAACAATGGAAGCTTTAGAAATCTTATTACAACAAGGTAAAATACGTGCTGCCGGAGTCAGTAACTATAGTGTAGAACAGGTTGCAGAAGCTCGTAAAAGTCTGAATATTGCCAGCAACCAGATTGGTTACAGTATGCTGAATCGTGGTGTTGAAAATGACCTGGTACCATATACATTGGAAAATGACCTTGGAATTATTGTTTACAGTCCAATGGAAAGAGGATTGTTGACAGGGAAGTATTTTAAAGATGGTAAACTAAAAGATAATGACCACAGAAACGGTTACTTCCAACAGTTTGATCTTGAAAAAGTGAAAACATTCCTGGAAACTATTACCCCGATTGCTGAAGATAAAAATGCAACACTTTCTCAGCTGGTATTGCGTTGGACAAGTCTACAACCTGCAATTACAGTAGTCCTGGCAGGAGCAAGAAATGCTGAGCAAGCTGCAGCAAATGCTAAAGCAATGGATATTAATCTTACTGCTGAAGAATTAGCATTTATAAATACTGAACTTTCTAAAATCTAA
- a CDS encoding MFS transporter, translating to MKKSLLSLALGGLGIGITEFTIMGMLPDVARDLSISIPQAGYLITAYALGVVVGAPLLVVGMNKFSPTKTLILLMILFTVFNGLSIIAPDYELLMVSRFISGLPHGAFFGVGSVVASRLADKGKEAQAVATMFSGLTVANLLGVPLGTYIGHHFSWRYTFLLIAIIGLLTILALKLWMPKTEARESKQSPWKDFSIFRSSNVWFMVLIFSVAPGALFAWISYIAPLMSDVSGIAEKHLPYIMVLAGLGMFVGNLIGGKLTDAFSPSVIVIAVLVFQIVCMMTIYYTAAKVWASLVMTFLTGVTTFALVPSLTLLLLNSVKSDAEMLVASLGPACFNIANALGAFLGGIPIEKGYGYTSPVLVGATMAAAGIVISLLYLRKNRKQKYVAESCQLSNY from the coding sequence ATGAAAAAGAGTCTGCTGTCTCTCGCATTAGGAGGACTTGGAATCGGGATTACAGAATTTACCATTATGGGAATGTTACCCGACGTAGCAAGAGACCTTAGTATTTCTATACCACAGGCAGGTTATCTTATAACAGCCTATGCACTTGGAGTAGTAGTAGGAGCCCCACTTTTGGTGGTAGGAATGAATAAGTTTTCTCCTACCAAAACTTTGATTCTGTTAATGATTTTATTTACGGTATTTAATGGTTTATCTATCATAGCACCGGATTATGAACTTTTAATGGTATCAAGATTTATTTCAGGATTACCACATGGAGCATTTTTCGGAGTAGGATCTGTTGTTGCCAGCCGTTTGGCTGATAAAGGAAAAGAAGCACAGGCTGTAGCTACAATGTTTTCCGGATTAACAGTGGCTAATCTTTTAGGAGTTCCACTGGGAACTTATATAGGACATCATTTTTCATGGCGTTATACTTTCCTGCTTATTGCGATTATAGGATTACTCACAATACTGGCTCTAAAGTTATGGATGCCAAAAACAGAAGCAAGAGAAAGCAAACAAAGTCCATGGAAAGACTTCTCCATTTTCCGCAGCAGTAATGTATGGTTTATGGTACTTATATTTTCCGTTGCTCCGGGAGCACTTTTTGCTTGGATAAGCTATATAGCTCCATTAATGAGCGATGTTTCCGGAATTGCAGAGAAACATCTTCCATATATTATGGTCTTGGCCGGACTTGGAATGTTTGTAGGCAACCTTATAGGCGGAAAACTGACAGATGCCTTTTCACCTTCAGTTATTGTTATTGCAGTGCTTGTATTTCAGATTGTGTGTATGATGACTATTTATTACACAGCCGCCAAAGTCTGGGCATCACTTGTAATGACTTTCCTTACCGGAGTTACCACTTTTGCACTTGTACCTTCACTTACATTATTATTACTGAACTCAGTAAAAAGCGATGCAGAAATGCTGGTAGCATCCCTGGGACCAGCCTGTTTCAATATAGCAAATGCCTTAGGTGCTTTTCTTGGAGGCATTCCTATTGAAAAAGGTTATGGATACACTTCTCCTGTATTAGTGGGAGCAACGATGGCAGCAGCCGGAATTGTAATATCTCTGCTATATCTAAGGAAAAATAGAAAACAAAAATATGTGGCTGAATCTTGTCAGCTATCCAATTACTAA
- a CDS encoding LysR family transcriptional regulator, protein MRWNLEWLRTFKAIYETGTLSAAAQELFISQPGVSLHLNSLEAFTGNKLFDRLARKMVPTEKGKILYNYILDSMKKLEEGEQHFHKRTQNERPTISVGMCFETFQYTLEEHISELPFNLIIKFGEYPQMQHDLDSGMLDLIITPQKGSQPNLQYQPFSKERIVLIAGNETDTTGLEELLHEGKIKDAANLLKQQLWYSTAADMEHLKNFWLKHFGEHPDFSPNYIVPNISSIIRCLSDSKGFSVVPDFLCADVLNSGKIKMVWEGTHPVENTLYFGTRKKTMYQEEINQLEKLLKEKWEMIEEIL, encoded by the coding sequence ATGCGTTGGAATTTGGAATGGCTTCGTACTTTCAAAGCTATATACGAAACAGGAACCCTGTCTGCAGCTGCTCAGGAGTTATTTATATCACAGCCAGGAGTTAGTCTGCACCTTAACTCTCTGGAAGCATTTACCGGAAACAAATTATTTGACCGGCTTGCACGAAAGATGGTCCCTACAGAAAAAGGAAAGATCCTCTATAATTATATATTGGATTCCATGAAAAAGCTGGAGGAAGGAGAACAGCATTTTCATAAACGCACACAAAATGAACGGCCTACAATTAGTGTAGGAATGTGTTTTGAAACCTTTCAATATACACTGGAGGAGCACATCTCCGAACTTCCTTTTAATCTGATTATTAAATTTGGGGAGTATCCACAAATGCAGCATGATCTGGATAGTGGTATGCTGGACCTGATCATTACTCCACAAAAAGGATCTCAGCCCAATCTTCAGTACCAACCTTTTTCTAAAGAAAGAATTGTTCTGATTGCCGGGAACGAAACGGATACAACTGGCTTGGAAGAATTATTGCATGAGGGAAAAATCAAAGATGCAGCCAATTTACTAAAGCAACAATTATGGTATAGTACCGCTGCTGATATGGAACATCTGAAAAATTTCTGGTTGAAGCATTTTGGCGAACATCCGGATTTTAGTCCTAACTATATTGTTCCGAATATAAGCTCAATTATCCGCTGTCTTAGTGATAGTAAGGGTTTTTCTGTAGTGCCGGATTTTCTTTGTGCTGATGTTCTTAATTCCGGAAAAATAAAAATGGTCTGGGAAGGAACGCATCCTGTAGAAAATACTTTGTACTTCGGTACCAGAAAAAAAACAATGTATCAGGAGGAAATTAATCAGCTTGAAAAGCTATTAAAGGAAAAATGGGAAATGATTGAAGAGATTCTGTAA
- a CDS encoding GH92 family glycosyl hydrolase → MKSKTKKPILILLTSLAIANFSAQEKLTQYIDPLIGTGGHGHTYPGASLPFSMVQLSPDNGRGDWDWVSGYHYTSDYIAGFSHMHLSGTGIGDWLDIAVMPLLKPVEQSVVDTRTFYSHKNEKAAAGLYQVKLDNGITAKLTSTERVGYHQYTFPAGTTEPTIRLDLHHAFNWDKPTDTKLTIVDNNTIIGQRFSKGWAQNQRVFFALKTSKPIKEILLNGKKSKDKEISSKETGVNAQLVFNPSDAVEIKVALSTTSADKALAALGEIPNWNFDQVAANADKVWENEVSKIKIEAKSKSLKRIFYSALYHTALTPTLYSDKDGEYGNYKNEIKKMPNGEQRYTLYSLWDTFRAEHPLLTITQPEKYTSLINSMLAFYDEYGLLPVWDLSTNETNTMTGYHAIPVLADAILKDIPGIDKEKAYKAMLASAFQKVREVPAYNEYGYVPQDIGGGSVTKTLEYTFDDYAISLVAKKLGKTKDFETFSKRAKNYQKLFDPKTGFMRARYKDGKFVEPFDPFYSEHEFDKSQYIEGTAWQHSFFVPHDVRGLAKLFPAKNGLSKMLDALFVAPSVMHGDFTSPDASGFIGQYAHGNEPSHHIAYMYSYIGEAWKTQERIRQIIDTMYSDKPDGYAGNEDAGQMSAWAVWSIMGLYPANPVTGEYVFGSPSLDKAEIKMPNGKAFTIEAKNNSQTNIYIQSVTLNGKPYDKVYITHDEMLKGGNLTFNMGATPNKNFGKDPKSWPKSMEN, encoded by the coding sequence ATGAAAAGTAAAACTAAGAAACCGATACTCATTTTATTAACGTCGTTAGCCATTGCTAACTTTTCTGCACAGGAAAAATTAACCCAATATATTGATCCATTGATAGGAACTGGAGGGCACGGTCATACGTATCCGGGAGCATCACTTCCTTTTTCCATGGTACAGCTAAGTCCTGATAACGGGCGTGGTGATTGGGATTGGGTGAGTGGTTATCATTACACATCCGATTATATTGCAGGGTTCAGTCATATGCATCTTTCCGGAACCGGAATTGGTGACTGGCTGGATATAGCTGTAATGCCTTTATTAAAACCTGTAGAGCAGTCGGTAGTAGATACACGTACATTTTATTCACATAAAAACGAAAAAGCTGCAGCCGGATTATATCAGGTAAAGCTGGATAACGGAATAACAGCAAAACTGACATCTACAGAAAGAGTAGGGTATCACCAATATACTTTCCCGGCAGGGACAACCGAACCAACTATCCGCCTGGATCTGCACCATGCATTTAACTGGGATAAACCAACAGATACTAAGTTAACTATTGTCGATAATAATACCATTATTGGACAACGATTCTCTAAAGGCTGGGCACAAAACCAGAGAGTATTTTTTGCTTTAAAAACTTCTAAACCGATCAAAGAAATTTTGCTAAACGGTAAGAAATCCAAAGACAAAGAAATTTCATCTAAGGAAACTGGTGTAAATGCACAATTGGTTTTTAATCCTTCGGATGCAGTAGAAATAAAAGTTGCTCTTTCTACAACCAGTGCTGATAAAGCTTTGGCTGCATTAGGTGAAATTCCGAACTGGAATTTTGACCAGGTAGCTGCTAATGCAGATAAAGTATGGGAAAATGAAGTTTCCAAAATTAAAATCGAAGCTAAAAGCAAATCTCTGAAACGTATTTTCTATTCAGCTTTGTATCATACTGCTCTGACGCCGACTTTGTATTCGGATAAGGATGGAGAATATGGCAATTACAAAAATGAAATAAAGAAAATGCCGAACGGTGAACAGCGCTATACATTGTACTCTTTATGGGATACTTTCCGTGCTGAACATCCTTTGTTAACTATTACACAACCAGAAAAATATACCTCTCTTATCAATAGCATGCTTGCTTTCTATGATGAATATGGTCTGCTTCCGGTGTGGGATCTTAGTACAAACGAAACCAATACAATGACGGGATATCACGCTATTCCTGTATTGGCAGATGCGATACTGAAAGACATTCCGGGGATTGATAAAGAAAAAGCATACAAAGCAATGCTGGCGAGTGCGTTTCAGAAAGTAAGAGAAGTGCCAGCATATAATGAATATGGTTATGTTCCTCAGGATATAGGAGGTGGTAGCGTAACTAAAACATTGGAATATACCTTCGATGATTATGCAATTTCTTTGGTAGCCAAGAAATTAGGTAAAACAAAAGACTTTGAAACTTTTAGTAAAAGAGCAAAAAATTACCAGAAGCTTTTCGATCCTAAAACCGGATTTATGAGAGCAAGATACAAGGATGGTAAGTTTGTAGAGCCTTTTGATCCTTTTTATTCCGAACACGAATTCGATAAGAGCCAATATATTGAAGGTACTGCATGGCAGCATTCCTTCTTTGTGCCTCATGATGTAAGAGGGCTTGCAAAGTTATTCCCGGCTAAAAACGGACTGAGCAAAATGCTGGATGCTCTTTTTGTAGCACCTTCTGTAATGCATGGAGATTTTACCTCTCCGGATGCCAGTGGATTTATCGGGCAATATGCCCATGGTAACGAACCAAGCCACCACATAGCTTATATGTACAGCTATATTGGTGAAGCATGGAAAACACAGGAACGTATCCGACAGATTATAGATACCATGTACAGTGATAAACCGGATGGATATGCAGGTAACGAAGATGCAGGACAAATGAGTGCCTGGGCAGTATGGTCTATTATGGGATTGTATCCTGCAAATCCGGTAACCGGGGAATATGTTTTTGGAAGTCCTTCGTTAGATAAAGCTGAAATCAAAATGCCTAACGGTAAAGCCTTTACAATTGAAGCTAAAAATAATTCGCAGACAAATATCTATATCCAGTCGGTAACCTTAAATGGTAAACCATACGATAAAGTATACATTACTCATGACGAAATGCTGAAAGGAGGTAACCTAACCTTTAATATGGGAGCAACACCTAATAAGAACTTTGGAAAGGATCCTAAGAGCTGGCCGAAGTCTATGGAAAACTAG
- a CDS encoding GLPGLI family protein, with protein sequence MVQDFKLNNFKIKTTDILDWKLMNDYKTVEKYKLQKATASFGGRNWEVWFCNEIPLAEGPYKFNGLPGLVFEAEDTNGVFKYSLMKIENLSKSSVQPALNVKNAVSITWEKYNKLLSDFYENPYQKERESTQKGNEIVYEDKEMKVQDFTKMTKDFQAMIRKNLPPYVEADKNFLLNKTN encoded by the coding sequence TTGGTACAGGATTTTAAACTTAATAACTTCAAAATCAAAACAACCGATATTTTGGATTGGAAACTGATGAATGATTATAAAACTGTTGAGAAATACAAATTACAGAAAGCAACGGCGTCATTCGGAGGGAGAAATTGGGAGGTTTGGTTTTGCAATGAAATTCCGCTTGCAGAAGGACCTTATAAATTTAACGGATTACCAGGGTTGGTTTTCGAAGCAGAAGATACGAACGGAGTATTTAAATATTCATTGATGAAAATTGAAAATCTATCCAAATCCTCGGTACAACCGGCATTAAATGTTAAAAATGCCGTTAGTATTACCTGGGAAAAGTATAATAAATTATTATCTGACTTCTATGAAAATCCTTACCAAAAAGAAAGGGAATCTACTCAAAAAGGTAATGAGATCGTTTATGAAGATAAAGAAATGAAAGTACAGGATTTTACTAAAATGACCAAAGATTTTCAGGCAATGATCCGAAAGAACCTGCCACCTTATGTTGAAGCCGATAAAAATTTTCTGCTTAATAAAACTAATTAA
- a CDS encoding 3-oxoacyl-ACP synthase III family protein, translating to MKKSVIKGFGYYVPEKVVTNDDLAKLMSTNDEWITERTGIKQRHYRKNINDAEETTAYLGLQASKKAIESAGLTAKDIDYIVFATLSPDYYFPGCGVLLQDMLGCDTIGALDVRNQCSGFVYAMSVADAFIKVGQYKNILVVGAEIHSFGLDFTDRGRGVSVIFGDGAGAIVLSASDDDNVQGILATNMHSEGQYADELCTKFPGTKYGRSVRLKNEPDAIPDEEIYPHMNGNFVFKHAVTRFPETIHEALEKAGKKVEDLDLLIPHQANKRIAQYVQQQLGLPDEKVMVNIEKYGNTTAASIPIALSEAIEEGRMKRGDLVCLSAFGSGFTWGSVLFEY from the coding sequence ATGAAGAAAAGTGTCATAAAAGGCTTTGGTTATTATGTGCCGGAAAAAGTTGTGACAAACGACGATCTGGCCAAATTAATGAGCACAAACGACGAGTGGATTACCGAAAGAACTGGTATCAAACAACGTCATTACCGTAAAAATATAAACGATGCTGAAGAGACTACAGCCTATTTAGGTTTGCAGGCTTCAAAAAAAGCAATCGAAAGTGCAGGCCTCACGGCAAAAGATATTGATTACATCGTATTTGCAACCCTTTCTCCGGATTATTATTTTCCGGGATGCGGAGTTCTGTTACAGGATATGCTGGGATGTGATACAATAGGTGCATTAGATGTCAGGAATCAATGTTCTGGTTTTGTATATGCAATGAGTGTTGCCGATGCTTTCATCAAGGTAGGTCAGTATAAAAATATTCTGGTTGTAGGTGCAGAAATTCATTCATTTGGATTAGATTTTACCGACCGTGGAAGAGGCGTATCTGTAATCTTTGGTGATGGAGCAGGTGCTATTGTACTATCTGCATCTGATGATGATAATGTACAAGGGATTCTTGCAACGAATATGCACTCAGAAGGACAATATGCTGATGAACTTTGTACAAAATTCCCCGGAACAAAATACGGGAGGAGTGTACGTTTGAAAAACGAACCTGATGCTATTCCGGATGAAGAAATTTACCCGCACATGAACGGTAATTTTGTATTTAAGCATGCTGTTACACGTTTCCCGGAAACTATTCATGAAGCACTAGAGAAAGCTGGTAAAAAAGTAGAAGACCTTGATCTTCTTATCCCACACCAAGCGAATAAACGTATTGCACAATATGTACAGCAGCAGCTTGGATTACCGGATGAAAAAGTAATGGTGAATATCGAGAAATACGGAAACACAACTGCAGCTTCTATTCCTATCGCATTAAGTGAAGCCATTGAAGAAGGAAGAATGAAAAGAGGTGACCTTGTATGTCTTTCCGCTTTTGGTAGTGGGTTTACATGGGGTAGTGTTTTATTCGAATACTAA
- a CDS encoding CorA family divalent cation transporter produces MPIKTLFHNHNCEWIDVEAPTEEDLDFLQNRYEINKLLLQDTVDPNHLPKYEEADNVKFFLTRENTELERINLNSISDVSTKLGIFIIGQTIITVHRLGTSSVIKTKNELDNSKTPDLITVERIALRLAHKVIKTFDAESENLLELLDKIESEIFLKKTSHTNQIKRLYKLKRKTGLNLRILNISSDWVQNFNKLPLEHVEVMDLVDKQKDAIADFEHLNQQVTNLIGMFLAISDQKNNEAMKILSMYSIYFLPITFIAGVYGMNFDVMPELHHKSGYYVTLGVMAMVVIITFIYMRRKRM; encoded by the coding sequence ATGCCTATCAAAACTTTATTTCACAATCATAACTGCGAATGGATAGATGTTGAAGCACCTACGGAGGAAGACCTGGACTTCCTGCAAAACAGGTATGAAATTAATAAACTTTTACTCCAGGATACTGTAGATCCGAATCACCTTCCTAAATATGAAGAGGCGGATAACGTTAAATTCTTTCTGACAAGGGAGAATACAGAACTGGAGCGGATAAATCTAAATTCCATTAGTGATGTGAGTACCAAACTGGGAATATTTATTATAGGCCAGACCATCATTACAGTCCACAGACTTGGTACCAGTAGTGTAATAAAAACTAAAAATGAACTGGACAACAGTAAAACTCCGGATCTTATTACTGTAGAAAGAATTGCGCTAAGGCTGGCTCATAAGGTCATTAAAACTTTTGATGCAGAAAGTGAAAATCTTCTGGAATTGCTTGACAAAATTGAGTCTGAAATATTTTTAAAGAAAACATCTCACACCAATCAGATTAAGCGTCTGTATAAACTAAAGCGTAAAACAGGACTAAACCTTCGTATTCTGAATATCTCATCTGACTGGGTTCAGAATTTCAATAAACTTCCGCTGGAACATGTAGAAGTAATGGACCTTGTAGACAAACAGAAGGATGCTATTGCCGACTTTGAACATCTGAATCAACAGGTAACCAATCTTATTGGTATGTTCCTGGCGATCAGTGATCAGAAAAACAATGAAGCCATGAAGATATTGTCTATGTACTCTATCTATTTCTTACCCATTACTTTTATTGCCGGCGTATACGGAATGAACTTCGACGTTATGCCAGAGCTTCACCATAAAAGCGGCTATTATGTAACACTGGGTGTTATGGCAATGGTTGTTATTATTACCTTTATTTATATGAGAAGAAAAAGGATGTAA
- a CDS encoding ATP-binding protein — protein sequence MHWNEIVGQNAIKKMLQDSVTEGRISHAQLFVGKEGYGGLPLVLAYVKEILAKENSSARHKVENLNHIDLHFSFPSYTEGGKALSKNFLQEWRNMILENPYSSDDDWIMRLDSEKKQMIISVHEVEEIIDKFKLKSFEGGYKVLVMTKIEKMNDQAANKFLKFLEEPPEKTIILLLAESIDFVLPTILSRCQLVNIPKLPPADLENALTEQFNISVDNARALAFQAQGDWNLAMKLMSDNAANEEFEALFIQWVRNAFQAKTKPGVIKDLILWAREISSWSREKQKKFLDYCAEIFRLALLHNYAADDLVYKSLNKNGFKWEGFSRFIHGANIESILEELSEANLHLYRNGNAKIIWTDMGIKLTRYIHRSAN from the coding sequence ATGCACTGGAATGAAATTGTCGGGCAGAATGCCATAAAGAAAATGCTTCAGGATTCGGTAACAGAAGGCCGTATCAGTCATGCCCAATTATTTGTCGGGAAAGAAGGGTACGGAGGATTGCCACTGGTTTTAGCTTATGTTAAAGAGATTCTTGCCAAAGAGAATTCATCTGCCAGGCATAAGGTTGAAAACCTTAACCATATCGATCTTCATTTTAGTTTTCCAAGTTATACAGAAGGTGGAAAGGCTCTTAGTAAGAATTTTCTGCAGGAATGGAGAAATATGATTTTGGAAAATCCTTATTCAAGTGACGATGACTGGATCATGCGCTTAGATTCCGAAAAAAAGCAAATGATCATTTCAGTTCATGAAGTTGAAGAAATTATAGATAAGTTCAAACTTAAAAGTTTTGAAGGCGGCTATAAAGTCTTAGTCATGACCAAGATTGAAAAAATGAATGATCAGGCAGCCAACAAGTTTCTGAAATTTTTGGAAGAACCACCTGAGAAAACTATTATTCTGCTTTTGGCAGAAAGTATAGATTTCGTTTTGCCTACAATCTTATCACGTTGCCAGTTGGTGAATATTCCCAAACTACCACCTGCTGATTTAGAAAATGCTTTGACAGAGCAGTTTAATATTTCTGTAGATAATGCCCGAGCTTTGGCTTTTCAGGCACAGGGAGACTGGAATCTCGCTATGAAATTAATGTCTGATAATGCTGCAAATGAAGAATTTGAGGCGCTTTTTATCCAATGGGTTCGAAATGCTTTTCAGGCTAAAACAAAACCAGGTGTTATAAAAGATCTTATTTTATGGGCCCGTGAGATTTCTTCATGGAGCAGAGAGAAACAGAAAAAGTTCCTGGACTATTGTGCAGAGATTTTCCGTTTGGCACTATTACATAACTATGCGGCCGATGATCTGGTATACAAATCATTAAACAAAAATGGTTTTAAATGGGAAGGTTTTTCCCGCTTTATCCATGGTGCTAACATTGAATCTATTCTGGAAGAATTATCCGAAGCAAATCTTCACCTGTACCGAAACGGAAATGCCAAAATTATATGGACCGATATGGGAATCAAACTGACCCGTTATATCCATAGATCGGCAAATTAA